The following coding sequences lie in one Carbonactinospora thermoautotrophica genomic window:
- a CDS encoding GNAT family N-acetyltransferase, translated as MTLRTRRLPTGLTARAYQAGDENQVLELINADRLPGQPACTPAMLGEAVAGRSTVDAGWWAELDPPRTEVLVDQAGRVAGVVSFAARPEDKAGLILWLHGREDPAMVAALVGHALAELGRRPVVYAFEFASALTLGLEGLPVRHRPATHRALVEAGFAGRDLWRYMRRDLAGIDSAQVEGQDPVATVTPCEDPVGWRLEVRDPQGALAGEATVGEPVDGIGVLWWIEVAPPHRGRGIGRALLRQALAHLAGHGAREVILYVDDDEPPGGERDRTAANALYDAMGFTEVDRLHSYTRRR; from the coding sequence ATGACGCTGCGGACCAGACGGCTGCCAACCGGGCTGACCGCCCGGGCGTACCAGGCAGGCGACGAGAACCAGGTGCTGGAGCTCATCAACGCCGACCGGTTACCCGGGCAGCCGGCCTGCACCCCAGCCATGCTGGGCGAGGCCGTGGCGGGCCGGTCCACGGTCGACGCCGGCTGGTGGGCCGAGCTCGACCCGCCCCGCACCGAGGTGCTGGTCGACCAGGCCGGCCGGGTGGCCGGGGTGGTCTCGTTCGCGGCGCGCCCGGAGGACAAGGCGGGGCTGATCCTGTGGTTGCACGGGCGCGAGGACCCGGCCATGGTGGCCGCGCTGGTCGGCCATGCGCTCGCCGAGCTGGGCCGCCGCCCGGTGGTGTACGCGTTCGAGTTCGCCTCCGCGCTCACCCTCGGGTTGGAAGGCCTGCCGGTGCGGCACCGGCCCGCCACCCACCGCGCCCTGGTCGAAGCCGGGTTCGCCGGGCGGGACCTGTGGCGGTACATGCGCCGCGACCTCGCCGGCATCGACTCGGCACAGGTCGAGGGCCAGGACCCGGTCGCGACGGTCACGCCGTGCGAGGACCCGGTCGGGTGGCGGCTGGAGGTCCGCGACCCACAGGGGGCGCTGGCGGGTGAGGCCACCGTGGGTGAGCCGGTGGACGGGATCGGCGTGCTGTGGTGGATCGAGGTCGCTCCGCCCCACCGGGGTCGGGGCATCGGCCGGGCCCTGCTGCGCCAGGCGCTCGCGCACCTGGCCGGCCACGGGGCGCGGGAGGTGATCCTGTACGTCGACGACGACGAGCCCCCGGGCGGGGAGCGGGACCGCACCGCCGCCAACGCCTTGTACGACGCGATGGGCTTCACCGAGGTCGACCGGCTGCACTCCTACACTCGCCGCCGCTGA
- a CDS encoding tyrosine-type recombinase/integrase has product MTSENAHNQVAQDPKSTSENTKPAAPRRRGARGTPLPGELAAVLADYLARLERAPLSTESRRTYASKVRQYLAWLAAADVDGDPLADPAARDWAVRDYRTHLVTVAKRKPATVNNALAALDDFYTRRGLGPANADRLDLPTSTRRSLPQRAQTRWLRAVAQEPSARDRALALLPFYAGPRIAETVRLDLDDVRLSARKGEIRLLGKGGKPRWVPLHPELRAALAAWLEERRTWPGAQENPALFLNRRGGRLSVRGARDVFARIADTAGLDAATAHDLRHTFATTLVRGGTDLVIVAELLGHARLETTRGYTRPSAEDRERALDLLPVDR; this is encoded by the coding sequence GTGACTTCCGAGAACGCGCACAACCAGGTCGCGCAGGACCCGAAATCTACTTCCGAGAACACGAAACCGGCCGCCCCGCGCCGGCGCGGGGCGCGCGGCACGCCGCTGCCGGGCGAGCTGGCGGCGGTGCTCGCCGACTACCTCGCGCGGCTGGAGCGGGCGCCGCTGAGTACCGAGTCCCGGCGCACCTACGCCTCCAAGGTCCGCCAGTACCTGGCCTGGCTGGCGGCCGCCGATGTCGACGGTGATCCGCTCGCCGACCCGGCGGCGCGGGACTGGGCGGTGCGCGACTACCGCACCCACCTGGTCACCGTGGCCAAGCGCAAGCCCGCCACGGTGAACAACGCCCTCGCCGCGCTCGACGATTTCTACACCCGCCGCGGCCTGGGCCCGGCCAACGCCGACCGGCTCGACCTGCCCACCTCGACGCGCCGCTCGCTCCCGCAGCGGGCGCAAACCCGGTGGCTGCGCGCCGTCGCCCAGGAACCCTCCGCGCGGGACCGGGCGCTCGCCCTGCTGCCGTTCTACGCCGGGCCGCGCATCGCCGAGACCGTCCGCCTGGACCTCGACGACGTGCGGCTCTCGGCCCGCAAGGGCGAGATCCGCCTGCTGGGCAAGGGCGGCAAGCCCCGCTGGGTCCCGCTCCACCCCGAACTACGGGCCGCCCTTGCGGCCTGGCTCGAGGAACGCAGGACCTGGCCCGGCGCGCAGGAGAACCCCGCGCTGTTCCTCAACCGCCGCGGCGGCCGCCTGTCGGTGCGCGGCGCCCGCGACGTGTTCGCCCGCATCGCCGACACCGCCGGGCTGGACGCGGCCACCGCCCACGACCTGCGCCACACCTTCGCCACCACCCTGGTGCGCGGCGGCACCGACCTGGTCATCGTCGCCGAGCTGCTCGGCCACGCCCGCCTGGAGACCACCCGCGGCTACACCCGCCCCAGCGCCGAGGACCGCGAACGCGCCCTGGACCTGCTCCCCGTCGACCGGTGA
- a CDS encoding GlsB/YeaQ/YmgE family stress response membrane protein, whose translation MAIDGVVSAIVVGLIVGALGRLVVLGRQNIPLWLTIVIGVVAALVGTFLATLLGVAETRGIDWIEWAIQVGLAAAGVSLVAGAYRRSGD comes from the coding sequence GTGGCCATCGACGGCGTGGTCAGCGCGATCGTGGTGGGTCTGATCGTCGGTGCGTTGGGCAGGCTGGTGGTGCTCGGGCGGCAGAACATTCCGCTGTGGTTGACGATCGTGATCGGTGTGGTCGCCGCGCTGGTCGGCACGTTTCTCGCCACGCTGCTCGGGGTGGCGGAGACCCGCGGCATCGATTGGATCGAGTGGGCGATCCAGGTGGGTCTGGCCGCCGCCGGGGTGAGTCTCGTCGCGGGCGCCTACCGGCGGAGCGGCGACTGA
- a CDS encoding hemolysin family protein, producing the protein MSPVVALVVSVLLLAGNAFFVAAEFALVASKRHRLEQAAHAGSGVARRAARAALAGTRELSLMLAGAQLGITLCSLGLGAIAEPALAHLLDPALTTLGLPHQISYAVAFLLGLAVVVFSHMVVGEMAPKSWAISHPERSALLLALPFRAFTRATRPALALLNGIANTALRAIKVEPQAELAAAHGPDDLRMLLEQSHQHGLLAPDQHRLLTRVLHLQRTIVADAMTPWPDAVTVPAHTPAAEIERLARATGHSRYPVTGDHDHPIGVVHVHDALRAHTTGRTATAADLMSPVLFLRPGDTCADAIQTLRAHHAQLALVHHDPRDTGDTGGGSVLGLVTLEDLLEELIGEFDDETDTPTAQPTREHPRP; encoded by the coding sequence GTGAGCCCCGTGGTCGCCCTCGTCGTCTCCGTGCTGTTGCTGGCGGGCAACGCGTTCTTCGTCGCCGCCGAATTCGCCCTAGTCGCCAGCAAGCGCCACCGCCTGGAACAGGCCGCCCACGCCGGCAGCGGCGTCGCGAGAAGGGCGGCCCGCGCCGCGCTGGCCGGCACCCGGGAACTGTCGTTGATGCTGGCCGGCGCCCAGCTCGGCATCACCCTGTGCTCCCTCGGCCTGGGCGCGATCGCCGAACCCGCCCTCGCCCACCTGCTCGACCCCGCGCTCACCACCCTCGGCCTGCCCCACCAGATCAGCTACGCCGTGGCGTTCCTGCTCGGCCTAGCGGTCGTGGTCTTCTCGCACATGGTCGTCGGGGAGATGGCGCCGAAATCCTGGGCGATCTCCCACCCGGAACGCTCCGCGCTCCTGCTCGCCCTCCCCTTCCGGGCGTTCACCCGCGCCACCCGCCCCGCTCTCGCCCTGCTCAACGGCATCGCCAACACCGCCCTGCGCGCGATCAAGGTCGAACCCCAGGCCGAGCTCGCCGCCGCCCACGGCCCCGACGACCTGCGTATGCTGCTGGAGCAGTCCCACCAGCACGGGCTCCTCGCACCAGACCAGCACCGCCTGCTCACCCGCGTGCTGCACCTGCAGCGCACCATCGTCGCCGACGCCATGACCCCCTGGCCCGACGCGGTCACCGTGCCCGCCCACACGCCCGCGGCCGAGATCGAGCGCCTCGCTCGCGCCACCGGCCACTCCCGCTACCCCGTCACCGGCGACCACGACCACCCGATCGGCGTGGTGCACGTCCACGACGCGCTCCGCGCCCACACCACCGGCCGGACCGCCACCGCCGCCGACCTGATGAGCCCGGTCCTGTTCCTGCGTCCCGGCGACACCTGCGCCGACGCGATCCAAACCCTGCGGGCCCACCACGCCCAGCTCGCCCTCGTCCACCACGACCCCCGCGACACCGGCGACACCGGCGGCGGCAGCGTGCTGGGACTGGTCACCCTCGAAGACCTCCTCGAGGAACTGATCGGCGAATTCGACGACGAAACCGACACCCCCACCGCCCAGCCGACCCGCGAACACCCCCGCCCCTGA
- a CDS encoding hemolysin family protein, whose protein sequence is MGAVLIALGLVLIVALTVATGYFVAQEFAYVTVDRARLAQLAAGGDRAAGRALQVTRRLSFTLSGAQFGITVTALLAGYVAEPFLGAGLAPLLHAAGLPQEASTPVAFTLALIVATVVQMVLGELAPKNLGIARPVPLARALAGSTLVWLAMAGPVIRVFDTAANRLLRWVGIEPVEELPQGATPEELERIIEESQARGRLDPQLSRLLDRALDFRHLTAEQVMVPRVEVHVVRAADPVRRVVELLATGHARFPVIGDDLDDVVGVAGAHDVLTVPAEARDRVPVADVAHPPLLVPATLPLPRLLEELRRAHRQLACVVDEYGGLAGVVTLEDVVEELVGEIFDEDDTAAPAATRTADGSWIVPATWRLDQVHDVTGVELPASDDYDTLSGLLMARLGRIPAVGDHLDLTVPRHDDHAPATGQRVRLVVETIHRRVPAVIRIHALDTPREAR, encoded by the coding sequence GTGGGCGCGGTGTTGATCGCTCTCGGGCTGGTTTTGATCGTGGCGTTGACCGTGGCCACCGGCTACTTCGTGGCCCAGGAGTTCGCCTACGTCACCGTCGACCGCGCCCGGCTCGCCCAGCTGGCCGCCGGCGGGGACCGGGCGGCGGGGCGGGCCCTGCAGGTGACGCGCCGGTTGTCGTTCACGCTGTCCGGCGCGCAGTTCGGGATCACCGTCACCGCCCTGCTGGCCGGGTATGTCGCCGAGCCGTTCCTCGGCGCCGGCCTCGCGCCCCTGCTGCACGCCGCGGGGCTACCCCAGGAGGCGAGCACCCCGGTGGCGTTCACCCTCGCGCTGATCGTGGCGACGGTCGTGCAGATGGTGCTGGGGGAGCTGGCACCGAAGAATCTGGGCATCGCCCGCCCGGTCCCCCTCGCCCGGGCCCTGGCCGGCTCCACCCTGGTCTGGCTGGCGATGGCCGGCCCGGTGATCCGGGTGTTCGACACGGCGGCGAACCGGCTGCTGCGCTGGGTGGGCATCGAGCCGGTGGAGGAGCTGCCGCAGGGCGCCACCCCGGAGGAGCTGGAGCGGATCATCGAGGAGTCCCAGGCACGCGGGCGGCTGGATCCGCAGCTGTCCCGGTTGCTGGACCGCGCGCTGGACTTCCGCCACCTGACCGCCGAGCAGGTCATGGTGCCCCGCGTCGAGGTCCACGTGGTGCGCGCCGCCGACCCGGTGCGGCGCGTGGTCGAGCTGCTCGCCACCGGGCACGCCCGCTTCCCGGTCATCGGCGACGACCTCGACGACGTGGTCGGGGTGGCCGGTGCCCACGACGTGCTCACCGTCCCGGCCGAGGCACGCGACCGGGTACCGGTCGCCGACGTCGCCCACCCACCGCTGCTGGTCCCGGCGACACTGCCGCTGCCCCGGCTGCTGGAGGAGCTGCGCCGCGCCCACCGCCAGCTGGCGTGCGTGGTCGACGAGTACGGCGGGCTCGCCGGGGTGGTCACGCTGGAGGACGTGGTGGAGGAGCTGGTCGGTGAGATCTTCGACGAGGACGACACCGCCGCCCCCGCCGCCACCCGCACCGCCGACGGTTCCTGGATCGTGCCCGCGACCTGGCGGCTGGACCAGGTCCACGACGTCACCGGTGTGGAGCTGCCCGCCAGCGACGACTACGACACCCTCAGCGGCCTGCTCATGGCCCGCCTGGGCCGCATCCCCGCCGTCGGCGACCACCTCGACCTCACCGTGCCACGCCACGACGATCACGCACCGGCAACCGGGCAACGGGTGCGGCTGGTCGTGGAGACGATCCACCGCCGGGTGCCGGCCGTCATCCGCATCCACGCCCTGGACACCCCCAGGGAGGCGCGGTGA
- a CDS encoding DUF2076 family protein encodes MTCFFDPGHGPGVETVMFAPLWGVPRPVQVCPSCGHRVRTELHAPPTPGYPQPGYPPPGYPPQPPVGYPAHAGEGYPPPGYGVHKVEHDHDEYHGSRYHGSRPGTGAMLAAGAAGVAAGVVGGMVLGEVVEEVFEGDEEEPQAAGEEGGDAGGLFDF; translated from the coding sequence GTGACCTGTTTCTTCGATCCTGGGCACGGGCCTGGGGTGGAGACGGTGATGTTCGCCCCGCTGTGGGGTGTGCCCCGGCCGGTCCAGGTCTGCCCGAGTTGCGGGCACCGGGTCCGGACCGAGCTGCACGCCCCGCCGACGCCCGGCTACCCCCAGCCGGGTTATCCGCCGCCGGGTTATCCGCCGCAGCCGCCGGTCGGCTACCCGGCTCATGCGGGGGAGGGTTATCCGCCGCCCGGCTACGGGGTGCACAAGGTCGAGCATGACCACGACGAGTACCACGGGAGCCGGTACCACGGGAGCCGGCCCGGTACCGGGGCGATGCTCGCCGCGGGCGCGGCAGGGGTGGCCGCCGGGGTGGTGGGCGGCATGGTGCTCGGTGAGGTCGTCGAGGAGGTCTTCGAAGGCGACGAGGAAGAGCCCCAGGCCGCCGGTGAGGAGGGCGGGGACGCGGGGGGCCTGTTCGACTTCTAG
- a CDS encoding dienelactone hydrolase family protein, which translates to MGLFAAVLLLTAGLASLPPVQARVKAATTTTEALGGEVPRPFTSSITHQTVTLDGVTGDLYLPQGQNPAPAVVVLPGATPQGPRDPRVVRLAGALSRGKRAVFVPDLHLHCLGA; encoded by the coding sequence TTGGGCCTGTTCGCGGCTGTCCTTCTGCTGACTGCCGGGCTCGCCTCCCTGCCGCCGGTTCAAGCTCGCGTCAAGGCCGCCACCACGACCACCGAGGCCCTCGGGGGTGAGGTGCCGCGGCCGTTCACCAGCTCCATCACGCACCAGACCGTCACTCTTGACGGTGTCACCGGTGACCTTTATCTACCGCAAGGGCAGAACCCGGCTCCCGCCGTGGTGGTGCTCCCCGGAGCCACACCACAGGGCCCGCGCGATCCCCGCGTTGTGCGGCTCGCGGGCGCGCTGTCGCGTGGGAAGCGCGCGGTGTTCGTCCCCGACCTTCACCTCCACTGTCTCGGAGCGTGA
- a CDS encoding transposase family protein, with amino-acid sequence MSVPELLAVWFPHLAGVRIGGVFLAGRSVRSRARTPDPEAVCPGCGVASRWVHGRAERRLSDTAIAGRETVIRLGVRRFCCRDDECQKKTFAEQVPGPTVRSG; translated from the coding sequence GTGTCGGTCCCGGAGTTGCTCGCGGTCTGGTTCCCGCACCTGGCGGGTGTGCGCATCGGGGGGGTGTTCCTGGCCGGGAGGTCGGTGCGGAGCAGGGCCAGGACACCAGATCCGGAGGCGGTCTGCCCGGGCTGTGGTGTCGCGTCCCGGTGGGTGCACGGCCGGGCGGAGCGGCGGCTGTCCGACACCGCGATCGCGGGCCGGGAGACAGTGATCCGGCTTGGGGTTCGCCGGTTCTGCTGCCGCGACGACGAGTGCCAGAAGAAGACCTTCGCCGAACAGGTCCCTGGGCCGACGGTCCGCTCCGGGTGA
- a CDS encoding transposase, with translation MLEEFTPSPYWRWNAGCTDAARLREETQALGYRGSYATARDHLRPFRSGTTAPEPVPAPPTVRPVAGWIIRNPRTLEPGEEHQLKEHQLKAILARCPHRNTVHGHVRAFARMMRPRRGDRLTDWMATVLAADLPEPHSFATGLRRDRHAVTAGLTLPWSSGPVGGHINRIEMLKRQMYGRANPDLLRTRVLLAD, from the coding sequence ATGCTGGAGGAGTTCACGCCCTCCCCGTACTGGCGGTGGAACGCCGGGTGCACCGACGCCGCCCGGCTGCGGGAGGAGACCCAGGCCCTGGGCTATCGCGGCAGCTACGCCACCGCGCGGGACCACCTCCGCCCCTTCCGCTCCGGCACGACCGCACCCGAGCCCGTCCCGGCACCGCCGACGGTGCGCCCGGTGGCCGGGTGGATCATACGCAACCCCCGCACCCTGGAACCCGGCGAGGAACACCAGCTCAAGGAACACCAGCTCAAGGCCATCCTGGCCCGATGCCCACACCGGAACACCGTCCACGGGCACGTGCGCGCCTTCGCGCGCATGATGCGCCCGCGGCGCGGAGACCGCCTCACCGACTGGATGGCCACCGTCCTCGCCGCGGACCTTCCCGAACCGCACTCCTTCGCCACCGGCCTACGGCGCGACCGGCACGCCGTCACCGCCGGCCTCACCCTGCCCTGGAGCTCCGGCCCCGTCGGGGGCCACATCAACCGCATCGAGATGCTCAAGCGACAAATGTACGGACGCGCCAACCCCGACCTGCTCCGCACGCGAGTCCTACTCGCCGACTGA
- a CDS encoding IS5 family transposase (programmed frameshift) yields MAIPDDLWERVAPLLPPHLPRRRRHPGRLPVDDRTALAGIIYVLCKGVAWRDVPASVVGCSGVTCWCRLRDWTEAGVWPRLHEVLLAELRAAGLLDMEHAAIDGSHIRALKRGDHVGPSPVDRGRPGSKHHLIVDRHGTQLAVSLTGGNRHDVTQLVPLLEAIPPIRGVRGRPRRKPKRLYADRGYDYDLYRRLLWQRGIKPVIARRDTAHGSGLGKVRWVVERTFAWLRQFKRLRVRSERRADLHQGLLELACSIICLRRLRTSF; encoded by the exons CTGGCGATTCCGGATGACCTGTGGGAACGGGTGGCACCGTTGCTTCCGCCGCATCTACCGCGTCGCCGACGCCACCCAGGTCGGCTGCCGGTCGATGACCGGACGGCCCTGGCCGGCATCATCTACGTCCTGTGCAAGGGCGTGGCCTGGCGCGATGTCCCAGCCTCGGTGGTGGGCTGCTCGGGGGTGACCTGCTGGTGCCGGCTGCGGGACTGGACCGAAGCCGGCGTGTGGCCTCGGCTGCATGAGGTGTTGCTAGCCGAGCTGCGGGCGGCAGGCCTGCTCGACATGGAGCATGCCGCGATCGACGGCTCGCACATCCGCGCCCTCA AAAGGGGGGACCACGTCGGCCCCTCACCAGTTGACCGAGGCCGCCCCGGCTCCAAACACCACCTGATCGTCGACCGGCACGGCACCCAGCTGGCGGTCTCCCTGACCGGAGGCAACCGCCACGACGTCACCCAGCTGGTGCCGCTGCTGGAGGCGATCCCGCCGATCCGAGGCGTGCGCGGCCGGCCCCGTCGCAAGCCCAAGCGGCTGTACGCCGACCGTGGCTACGACTACGACCTCTACCGCCGCCTGCTGTGGCAGCGCGGGATCAAGCCGGTCATCGCTCGACGCGACACCGCGCACGGCTCCGGGCTGGGAAAGGTCAGATGGGTGGTCGAGCGCACCTTCGCCTGGCTACGCCAGTTCAAACGGCTGCGCGTCCGTTCCGAGCGCCGGGCCGACCTGCATCAAGGACTGCTTGAACTGGCCTGCAGCATCATCTGCCTTCGCAGGTTACGGACCTCATTTTGA
- a CDS encoding DUF4913 domain-containing protein, with the protein MTDLVPDPIEQLRNDLEDALARIRRLEKQLAELHDQVSELAASPAAGLEPDEPEAENAEQLNLIYYSEGSEEYARELRALGAWVRDVLIPFYGREPSSNRPWCPRWWAHPEAVTRLHSLWLAWQELTDPAAGRLGLKTWERDYLDPTMRELRAPDGPFSACSQAMHGHEAQHRLLDPPQVEDVPPP; encoded by the coding sequence ATGACCGACCTGGTACCCGACCCCATCGAGCAGCTACGCAACGACCTGGAGGACGCCCTCGCGCGCATCCGCCGCCTGGAAAAGCAGCTCGCCGAGCTGCACGACCAGGTCAGCGAGCTTGCCGCGTCCCCGGCCGCAGGCCTGGAGCCCGACGAGCCCGAGGCCGAGAACGCCGAGCAGCTCAACCTCATCTACTACAGCGAGGGCAGCGAGGAGTACGCCCGCGAACTGCGCGCCCTCGGCGCCTGGGTGCGCGACGTCCTGATCCCCTTCTACGGGCGCGAGCCCTCCAGCAACCGCCCCTGGTGCCCCCGCTGGTGGGCCCACCCCGAAGCGGTCACCCGCCTGCACTCCCTGTGGCTGGCTTGGCAGGAACTCACCGACCCGGCCGCCGGCCGACTCGGCCTGAAAACCTGGGAACGGGACTACCTCGACCCCACCATGCGGGAGCTGCGCGCACCCGACGGCCCGTTTTCCGCCTGCAGCCAAGCCATGCACGGCCACGAGGCCCAACACAGGCTCCTCGACCCACCCCAGGTCGAGGACGTGCCCCCACCGTGA
- a CDS encoding type IV secretory system conjugative DNA transfer family protein, which yields MRHDTRAQVTNQDTVPWVILGVIAAGFAVLAVAWLGGTLGAAASGAGWHPPPFTLKTLLRLLFGGGPATVWPGAAPAWVWAGILTLAVLAAAAASGVTIAVRRRLAGPPGLARRRDLAGLLPQGAAARARQLRPSLAGVRHVDPRDAGVLLGDLDPRGPELRASWEDVLLAIMAPRAGKTTGLAVPAILGAPGPVLVTSNKADVYAATVRARATRPDCPTCTGDESRRDHHTHVWVLDPQGIAHVERGWWWNMLASAYTIEGARRLASHFVASLSDAAARKDFWNTAAHNTLTALFLAAARSGRTVTHVLAWLAKPGDRTPVDALHAAGLHAMAEQLASTVAGAVETRDGIYETARQAVACLLDPRIAAWVTPDPHRPEFKPEEFIRSRDTLYLLSKEGGGSAAGVIAAAADAVIRAAVAEAERRGGRLDPPLIAVLDEAANVCRIEDLPELYSHLGSRGVIPITILQSYRQGARVWGEAGMDALWGAATVKLLGAGLDDARFVDDVSRLVGEHDVDVTSVSRGGGGRSVSVSPRRERILPADKIRALPKGRALLLVTGVRAALVKLRPWYAEPGADRIAAAVKAEEHAIAERAKKALTR from the coding sequence GTGAGACACGACACCCGCGCCCAAGTGACCAACCAGGACACCGTCCCCTGGGTCATCCTCGGCGTCATCGCCGCCGGCTTCGCCGTCCTCGCCGTGGCCTGGCTCGGCGGCACGCTCGGCGCGGCCGCCAGCGGCGCCGGCTGGCACCCACCACCGTTCACCCTCAAGACGCTGCTGCGCCTGCTGTTCGGCGGCGGCCCGGCCACGGTGTGGCCCGGCGCCGCGCCGGCATGGGTGTGGGCGGGGATCCTCACCCTGGCGGTGCTCGCCGCCGCCGCGGCGAGCGGCGTCACGATCGCGGTACGCCGCCGGCTCGCCGGCCCGCCCGGGCTCGCCCGCCGCCGGGACCTGGCCGGCCTGCTGCCCCAGGGCGCGGCCGCGCGGGCGCGCCAGCTGCGCCCCTCGCTCGCAGGTGTACGGCACGTCGACCCGCGCGACGCCGGTGTGCTGCTCGGCGACCTGGACCCGCGCGGGCCGGAGCTGCGGGCCTCCTGGGAGGACGTGCTGCTGGCGATCATGGCGCCGCGGGCCGGCAAGACCACCGGGCTCGCGGTGCCAGCGATCCTGGGGGCGCCTGGTCCTGTGCTGGTCACCAGCAACAAGGCCGACGTCTACGCCGCCACGGTGCGCGCGCGGGCCACCCGGCCCGACTGCCCGACCTGCACTGGGGACGAATCCCGCCGCGATCACCACACCCACGTGTGGGTGCTCGACCCCCAGGGCATCGCCCACGTCGAGCGCGGCTGGTGGTGGAACATGCTGGCCAGCGCGTACACGATCGAGGGCGCGCGCCGGCTCGCGAGCCACTTCGTCGCCTCCCTGTCCGACGCCGCCGCCCGCAAGGACTTCTGGAACACCGCCGCGCACAACACCCTCACCGCCCTGTTCCTGGCCGCGGCCCGGTCCGGGCGCACCGTGACCCACGTGCTCGCGTGGCTGGCCAAACCCGGCGACCGCACCCCGGTCGACGCCCTGCACGCCGCCGGGCTGCACGCCATGGCCGAACAGCTGGCCTCCACCGTCGCCGGCGCGGTGGAAACCCGCGACGGCATCTACGAGACCGCCCGTCAGGCGGTCGCCTGCCTGCTCGACCCACGGATCGCCGCCTGGGTCACCCCCGACCCCCACCGGCCGGAGTTCAAACCGGAGGAGTTCATCCGAAGCCGCGACACCCTCTACCTGCTGAGCAAGGAAGGCGGCGGCAGCGCGGCCGGCGTGATCGCGGCCGCGGCCGACGCGGTGATCCGCGCAGCGGTCGCCGAGGCCGAGCGCCGCGGCGGTCGACTGGACCCCCCGCTGATCGCGGTCCTGGACGAGGCCGCCAACGTCTGCCGGATCGAGGACCTGCCCGAGCTGTACTCCCACCTGGGATCACGCGGGGTCATCCCGATCACCATCCTGCAGTCCTACCGCCAAGGCGCCCGCGTGTGGGGGGAGGCCGGCATGGACGCCCTGTGGGGCGCGGCGACCGTCAAGCTGCTCGGCGCCGGCCTGGACGACGCGCGGTTCGTCGACGACGTCTCCCGGCTCGTGGGCGAGCACGACGTCGACGTCACCTCCGTCTCCCGGGGCGGCGGCGGCCGCTCGGTGTCGGTCTCCCCCCGCCGGGAACGGATCCTGCCCGCCGACAAGATCCGCGCCCTGCCCAAGGGCCGGGCGCTGCTGCTGGTCACCGGCGTCCGCGCCGCCCTGGTCAAACTCCGCCCCTGGTACGCCGAACCCGGCGCCGACCGCATCGCCGCCGCGGTCAAGGCCGAGGAACACGCGATCGCTGAGCGCGCCAAGAAAGCCCTCACCCGATGA